In the genome of Thunnus albacares chromosome 16, fThuAlb1.1, whole genome shotgun sequence, the window GTCTctattgaaaaatgaaaacaattaataAGCTTCAACATGATTTCCTGCATGTAGGTGTGTTTGGGCTGAGACTAACTTCCCTCAAGTTGTTTTGCTCGCCTATTAAAGCTTTGTAGCCTCCAGAAAAATGGTTGTAGGACACCCATGGACCGGCCTACCTGTCACAGGTCCAGGGGCCCGAAAGGTCAGGGGGCCCAGAGCCTCTGTTTGAAGTGACTGTTGATATTTCTTGTTGAAAAGTCACAGAGCTCAGGTAAAAGTAGGGATGATATAAAGCAGGGTGAAACAGCAACATTAGAAAAACTGAACCAagcaaatgtttggctttttttgcttgaaaaattattaaaatgactgattgattgattacaAAATAGTTGCTGCTCACACCACGGCTAAATTAATTCATTTGCTAAAGATGCACAGAATTTAATTCTTTTCTGCTCATCAGTGTGTAGACTGTTTTCTGGTGGAATGACAAAATATGGAATAactaaattatattttagaGCAGATTTTCTCTTTAATGGACCAAAAATTTTAGAAATGAGACCTTcccccttctcttcctctcttgtgCCAGAAGAtaatttgtgtgttgttgttgatgtttccCGCAGAGGGTCCCACGGACAGGCTGGGTTTACAGGAACGTGCAGAAACCAGAGAGCGTGTCCGACCACATGTACCGCATGGCCATGATGTCTCTGACCATCACCGACCCCACAGTGGACAAGGACAGGTCAGACATTCACGCAGCCGAGCAGAAACAATGTTACAGTCCTCTCACATTAAAGAAAGGCTACCAGAGTCTGATAGACATAAGCATGAGCTGATATACTGCACATTAATCATTTACTGAGGGAAAGAATGCATGTAGAAATCTGAATCTGGTGTTCAAGGGACGCATTTGGGGTCATCAAGTGTTTCCCTCCCATCACTAATGTTTGGCTACATATATTTGTAAAGGCTTGGCTGAACCTTGTAGCTACAATACAAATAAGCTAAGATGTAATTACACAACAGATACAAGACTGATGTAATAAAATTGGCATTATTACAGAACTTGGCTTgtctgtgaaaataaaacttacaatgtaaacataattagactatattttgtaaattatgtaaAGAGTTTACGTGTTTCCATTGGACTTTGTTCATGATGCTGTAATATGTAGCGTTTTTATTGGAAAGatacacatagaaacacaaatATTCAGGATTGAAAGGAGTAGTTCACCCCAAAATGAAacttctgtcagtgttttatagTGGAGATGTAGTGGAACAAACACTTACAAGTGGCTTACAATCTCCAAATGGAAACACTGTCCCCACAGAGCCATTTACTTTTAACTCTGAAAGGCAGAAAACCTGTCAGATTTCTACAATATTCTAATGCAGCATAAAGCAAAGTGATCACAGCAGAGGTGCCAAATGTCAGTCACTAACTTGAttatgcttgaaaaaaaaaaaaaacaaacactggttTTCTGTGGTCTTGTTTGTTCAACTGTTCGTCTTTAGGTGTATTAAGCTGGCTCTGGTCCACGACATGGCAGAGTGCATTGTGGGAGATATTGCTCCGTCAGACAACATCAGCAAAGCAGAGAAACACCGGCGAGAAGAGGCAAGCCACACTCAGATTTCATCTACACTTATGTACTTGTCTATGTGATATCTTAAAAATACAGATTGATGTTGTGATCCGTAACTGCTAATTACAAACTtatagcaacattttttttttgcttttttacttttttacatttttttatacttttatactacttttttttccttcaggaaGCAATGAAACATCTTGCAGGTCTTCTGCCAGATGGACTCAAACAGGAGATTTATGGACTGTGGGAGGTATAATTGTGTCTGatcttaaatgtatttgtgttgtcTTGTCTGTGTTCTGCATATCGGATGCCAAAGGGCGCTGTAGAATTCTTCTATTCCAACTGATTTAActatgtaaacaaatatttatatattctgcCACTTTGACTTTGCATTCCAGGTGTGCCTTTTTAATTGTATGTAACTTGCAGGAATATGAAACGCAGAGCAGTCCAGAGGCCCGGCTGGTGAAACAGTTTGACCTTCTGGAGATGATCCTGCAGGCTCATGAGTATGAAGAGCTGGAGGGAACGCCAGGACGACTGCAGGAGTTCTTTGACTCCACCAACGGTAATCCTCCAATCTCTAactgtttctcctcttcttcatttCATAtctgcttctcttcttcttcttcttcttcttcactggacGAAACCAAAAAGTCTTGAAACAGTTTTATCCTTAATTCAGTTACATTATCACTTGGAGTTGGAGGCACGTTGCCTTCAGTTGTGCTGGTTTTAATCGTCATTTTTGTGTCCTCTCAGGTCGTTTCCACCACCCAGATGTGCTCCAGCTTGTTGGCTCTTTGAACAAAGAGAGGGGATGTCGCATGACTGATGGAACAAAGGATTCTGGGAACTCGCAGGCGGCTGGTGGAGTATCCTCACAGCCACACACGACTTCACACACTTCTtgactgtaacacacacaaacacctcctcagtggactgaaacacacaatgcGTGTATAAAGGACGCACAATCGCATCACATGTGCAGGGATGAAATAGAACATGGAAAACCTCAAAATTTGTGAGTTCATGACTCTAATTTGTGAGGCATTTGCAGCTATTTGGACCCATTATCTTCCCTGTTTTACCTCAGTGTGTCTGTCTAATGTCAGCGTTTGGTTCAGCTGTAACAGAGGACTTTGCAGATTGACTACACTGTTTAATGTAATGCATACTGTCCAGGAAAGCACAGTATCAGTATCTATAATCAAAACATTGTGACAACTACTAGTGCAAAAACTGCCAGGTAATGTACAAATGCAATAACATGTCAAAATAGAATTAAATGTCTCTATAAATGGGTTGAAAATATAATAAGGCTACATATTTTTTTAGGTATGTTCTGAAATTATCACATTAAGTGGCAACTGTTGTGCATTAGtcttatttttaattgattaaacaaCATTATCTAACATTGAAAGCAACATACAGTAAGCAATTCAATTCCTTTTATTCTTCAGAGTTATATGGTGGTTGGTTTATCTACATGTGCAGTTGGAACAACAGTTTAATTAAGAGGGAAACTATAAATCATGTCAACATTTTCTTTACATCAGCAGGCTgaactgtgtgtttctgacattttattacattttgacaaGTAATTATGTATATAAGCTGGCAGTTATTACATTACATGATGCCGCTGCACCATCAGACTCTGCTGTAGCAGCGTGACTCCACTTCCAAAACAGTGTTAATGCATTTTCTGATGCATGCAATTCAAAACATGTTAGTAATATACAGTTtttcttctgtatgtttttattcatcataGCAAAGGATTCACAGTGTTGCTGACAAATGAGAAACTAGTTATCAGATGTGGAAGTTATTTTCACTATGGtcattttaatatgttgcaTAGAATTTCAGTTGCACATTACATGcgttactgtatgtgttgttgtttatgtacCAGTTTGACTTGAAGTTCAGTCAGTTTTCAGCATTGTATTGTAAAAACAGTCACTTGTGAAATTGGCTTTAGTTTAAAACAATCTTTAATATTGACACATCAGCCAAAACAGGTATTTATAATGCTGTGTGATTAACTGTATGAATACAGATGAATAAGTTAAAcacaatgttgttttatttgaatgttttgttttagagttttaataaaagcttttgttaaaaggttttttttttttaacagaatgtaaaaatgtaaaatatattctgtaCTGTGATTAATTTTCCAGTTAATGAACATTTATAACCTCAGTTATTTGAGACCTGACAAACAATTTCTTGCTTCAAAAGACGTGTTTCAGTACTTGAAAGTTGacatgaatttaaataaatacacttcATAGACAGACTGAATTAAACATGAGATAATCCGGGCATCTTCTCAAAccacagcaaagaaaaacatatttaacacaTGAAAGACAAtgtgagaaaaatgaaacagaaaacagattatacagtatattgaaagCAGAAAGTTACTTTGATGGCAAAGTTATGCAGTGGCCAGAAAGAGCGTAGTTCAAATGTGAAAAAGGATGTTTTTATATAATCAGATTTTTAATCTTTTGCGGCACCAACTCTTTCGTAACATCAGCAGGAAGAGTTAGCCACAGCACAAGTAAGTAAGAACATGTATTGGATTTCAGGGTTGCATTACAGTGAAAGATTGGATTACAGTAATGCTACAGTATGATGCTGTTATATTAACGTTATATGCTGCGTATCAGTTACATAGCATCAGATTTTGTACCTTGTGACTCAGCAGGTAAAACTTTCTTTTACATCTGGAGCTTTTTAGGTTCAAATCTGAAAACACAGCTACAGTATACCACTTTTTGCtgaattaaagttaaaaaacatCTCAGTTTGCCAAATAAAATCTCCAGTCTAACGTGTGCTGGAATGAAGATGTCTACAGTGAACAGTGTACAGCTGCAGACTTAATTGTCCCAAGTGATTAATCAGATTCTGTGTGActtcttgtccttcttcttagcagtcatgagaaaaaaaacccaaaactgcACTCCAGCATTACAtctacacacagacaaaaatgcAGTGTTTGCCCATATTTCACTGCACATGGCACAGATACAGTGTTTCAGTTCTACCTATAAACTAAGTTGTCCTATATTGTGAACACACAGATGAAACATACACATGGTTTGATCCGAGAGTTAAGTGCCAGGTACGATCCAGCATTCAGACCAAactgtcagcagcagagtgtgtgtgtatcaagggtgtattttcaaaaaaacatgtatttaaaagtagGAGTGGCTGCATTTGAAAAGTTAGTAAAGATCTTTTTAGATGCTTTAATAAAGTCTTAAATCTTAGTGTAAAATTTGTACAAGTTTACAAGGACGGTTTTTACTTTATACAGCATGAGGGGTTAgttgaaaaacataaatgtatttttttttaaatcaaatacatatttttaatattatctaaaaatgtacatttgtattgttttggtatAAAAGTGAACACAGTCCTGCGTGTTAAGTGTTTAAAATCTGCCAAATCCAATATGTCTGTTTCCACTTAGACTGAATTTACATAGCATAAAGAAGAAAtgaattatctttttttatttctgtcgtTTGCTCGTGTTGACAGGGACGTTGCATGAGCCAAACAATGCAACGTCCAACTGAAGTGAAGTATTAGATAGAcgacagacaagacagaaacAGTTTTGGTTCTTTCTCCCTCACTGAGCCGATTTTTAACTAAGGCTTTAGTTGCTGCTCCCTCCTGAACCCCATCCATCAACATCTGTGGTGTAATGTGGTTTGGAGGCCACCGGAGGGCAGGTGACAATTTATCTTTGCTGATGTCTCATTGGTTCAACAAGACAAATCAACTACCTGCGATCTTGCATGTGCTTGGACGTTATACGTACTTGTGGAAATCAAAGGTGAGTGTGTTTTAGAGGTTAAACGACTTCAACTTTCAGCTTCTGCTCAGAATATTTAACAAATTTGATACAATGTCAATTTTCTATCGAGTGTAAGAATTTGTGGTTTGCTGACTTTATCACATACACGGGAATTGTTTGCAAAATCATCCTATATAACACTTGACATCCAATCAAAAATAATCTGTAATATTTCATTCAGAGTATTCAGAGTAGGTTTGCGCTGCGTCGATGAAAGTTCCTGTTTGAGTCCTTCCTCGTGCCGTGGACGCAGCTCTAACATGGTCTCTCGGTTGTGTCCATCAAGTTATTAGTGGGCGTCTCCTGAGAGCTGGCATTTGCTGCGGAGGAGAGGACTTCCTCAAAGCTTCCTCCTCCGGTCCCGGAAGTCCCAACCTTAGtctaagaaaacaaacaaaaaaagcatcaatTTAAGATACACTTCATCATTGGATAactatttttctctcttgaaTCCTGCTGTGCTGCAGAGTGGACTCAGGGTGGCAGACTTTTACAAAGACTACCACTATCGGACACATGCAGGGTGTATATAAGAGGATTAtgatggttgtttttttttatagatatCAAAACCCTAAATCTAATCCATTCAGGAACTACTTttacagcttttgttttagcaTTAACTACTATGTATATTTGAGCTTTTCCAGTGTGTGAAAGTCAGTACTGTTACTGTTCAGACTgtgtcagtgtgacagtgtaGCATCTCCCCGTACAGAGCAGCATCACTGTGAATATAAATAACCAGCAGCCTCACTGGGGAGTCAGAGTTTAAGCTACAGTAGCAATTAACAGAGATTACAGTGTTTTGTTGTCTCTGCTTTGCTGACATGGTCAGAAGCAGCAACCTGGCCAGTTTCTCTATGTGTGCGGCTCTATCTATGACTTTCAAAGcttattataataacaatgcaTGATCTATATGTTACTAATTTATATGACTGTCACCAGGAGTAACTGGTTAACATGTTTTGTCCTAAATATTAGTTTTTGATGGTTTAAAAAATGGAATAGATGCTTTCAAAACACACTGTATAATATATTCCTCATGCTTTCAGATAAATGATACTAGTTGATATTTGTATGCATGTAGGAGACACATAGTGTTTACCTTGATAGTGGTCACTGTGCTCTCAACTTTCTCCTCAAAAGACTTGAAGCTGGGAGAGTTtctgtaaagaaaaataaataaattatagtTTATTAATTTAGACCAACTGTACAGAATAATTTGCTCAACttcttttctgaaaaaaatagtttcagTCGCTTAAAGTCACTAATAAACTCGCTGATTTACATGAGTTGCATTGTGAAGGATAGTTAGAACCAGCTTTTTAATACAATACTTGTATTTAttatacatgtattttcatgtgttttagtGAACTGAGGTAGTGACGGCAGTTCAAACCAACAGTAAATGGGACTGACTTTAAGTGTGCTTCGGTACGAATGAAATAACATCTCAggtatttaattttttcatcatcatcagaatGAGCTTATCACCACACAGCCATTAACGAAATAAAAAAATGTCGACACATTAAATTGTTTCCAACACATACTGAACTGAAGTAACACTGCACTTTTTTGGGAGGTAAACTGATGGCAAATTGTCCTGTGTTACTGTATCTGTAGTTTag includes:
- the hddc2 gene encoding HD domain-containing protein 2, which encodes MRSPVVYIAAKRPHWTTTSANTAFLCPGRRAVMAASMASTAGMSSMLQFMKFIGQLKRVPRTGWVYRNVQKPESVSDHMYRMAMMSLTITDPTVDKDRCIKLALVHDMAECIVGDIAPSDNISKAEKHRREEEAMKHLAGLLPDGLKQEIYGLWEEYETQSSPEARLVKQFDLLEMILQAHEYEELEGTPGRLQEFFDSTNGRFHHPDVLQLVGSLNKERGCRMTDGTKDSGNSQAAGGVSSQPHTTSHTS